The following DNA comes from Streptomyces sp. NBC_00690.
GTCACGGACGACGCCGAAGGCGAGCTCACCGCTTCCGTGGACGCATCGGCGGTCACCCGGGAGGGCATCGACAAAGGGGTGGCGGCCCTCAGCGGCGCCATCATGCAGGTTCCGTCCAAGGTCAGTGCGATCAAGATCGACGGCAAGCGCTCCTACGCCCGGGTCCGTGGCGGCGAGGACTTCGAGATCCCGGCCCGGCCGGTCACGGTCTCCTCGTTCCAGGTGTACGACGTCCGTGGTGCCGTCGCCGACGACGGCACCCCGGTCATGGACCTGGTCGTCTCGGTCGTCTGCTCCTCGGGCACCTACATCCGGGCGCTCGCTCGTGACCTCGGCGCCGGGCTCGGAGTCGGGGGACATCTGACCGCGCTGCGGCGCACCCGGGTGGGTCCGTACGGCATCGATGCGGCCAGGACGCTCGATCAGCTCCAGCAGGAGTTGACCGTGATGCCCATCGCCGATGCGGCTGCCGCGGCCTTCCCCCGGTGGGAAGTGGACGAGCGCCGGGCCAAGCTGGTGGCCCATGGCGTACGGCTGGACATGCCCCCGTACGACTCCTCACCCGTGGCCGTCTTCGGGCCCGAAGGGCGATTCCTCGCGCTGGTGGAGGAACAGAAGGGCAAGGCCAAGAGCCTGGCCGTCTTCGGCTGAGCACCATCGTGCGGGCTCTCGTGGAGCGGGCCGCCGTCCCGCTCCACGTACCCCGCACTTCGCTCCGCCGTTTTCGGCCGCCCTCTCACCCGGACGGTCGGGCGCTCGGGGCACAGCGGGGTGCATGCGGGGGGCGTGTTCGCACCGAGTCCTTCACCCGGTCACCACGGTCGACCTACCGTCGATGTCATGGGACGCGGTGACTCGGCCTCGCTGGTACGCATCTGCGACCTCGCGGGACGGCACCGCGGCACCGGATTCGTCGCCGATCACCTCGGCACGGTCATCACGGGCCATGAGACCGTCGACGGGCTCGCACGCGTCGTGGTGCGCGCCTGCGGCGAGCGGCTCTGCCTCGCCGAAGCGGATGCGATCATCCCGATCGCGGATGCGGGGATCGCCCTGGTGCGCACGGAGGGCCTCGAAGTGGCACCGCTGCCCGTCGGTGTCCATCGACAGATCGCGCCCGGGCGCCGATTGAGGCTGTGGGCCGACGGCTGGCACACCGCGCACGTCCTGGGACGGACCGGAGTCGTCTACACGGCGAACGACCGGTTCCATCTGATCGATGACGCCCTGGCCCTCACCGTCGACCCCGGGACCGGTGACGCCCTCGCGCTCGGCGGCACCGCGGCCGGGAGCCCGCTGGTCGACGCGACGACCGGTGCGGTCGTCGGTCTGGTGGGCACCGCCCTCCACAGCGAACGCACGGCCCCCGCCTACGCCCTGCCGCTGCCTCCCCTCGACCTCCGCGCCGAATCGCCGCTCGGGGAACTCCTCGATCGCAACGCCACCACCGTGCCCTGCCGCGGAGCCGATCTGAACTTCGCGGCGGTCCTCGAACTGACCGCGCTGTCCGCCCGCGGGCCGAGGTGCCCCGACGACTGGCCGGACCCGCTGCCGCGGCCCTTGGTACATGCGGAACTCGATGCCGTCACCCGGGGTGTGTGCGCCCTCGTGGGCCCGCCGGGGTCCGGTCGTACGACCGAACTGACCGCGTGGGCGGCCCGACGTGCACAGGGCGATCGGCCGGCACCCACGGTGTGGCTGCGCGGAGCGGATCTCTGGCCGGACGACCGCTGTATCGCCGATGCCGTCGCCCGAGTGCTCCGGGGCGCGGCCGGCGACGGTGGGGCGTCGGGTCCAGACGACGCCGCCGACCCGACGACCGTCACTCCCGACCGGATCGCCACCCTCGCCCGCGGGGCAGCGCGTCCGCTGCTGGTGATCCTCGACGGGCCCGAAGAGATGCCGCCCGCACTGGCCCGCCGACTTCTGCACTGGACCACGGCCACGGCGCGGTGGCTGGACGCCGACGCCGTGTCGTTGGTCGTCGGCTGCCGGCCCGAGTTCTGGGAACAGGCGGGTGCCCTCTACCCCCGGCATCTGCTCCACCACCCCGCAAGGCCCGCCCCCGCGCTACCGCCCGCCGTCCCACTCGACCCGCTCACCACGGCGGAGGCCGACCGGATCGCCGAGCACTACGGGCTGTCCGATGGAGCGCTCGCACCGGGCGAGGAGCCCAGCCCGCTCGCCCTGCGTCTCCTGGCCGAGGTACGGCGAGCGCTTCCCGGCGGTGCCTCCGGTCGCCCGACGCGCACCGAGGTCTTCCGGGCGCACCTCGATCTCCAGTGCGCCAGGATCGCGGTGCGGATCGCGGCATTCGATCGCCGACCGCACCACGGGCCCGCGGTGCGTCGACTCGCCGCCCAGGTGTCCGACCGGGTCCATGAGGCCGCGCGGCGGTGTCTGGGCCCCGGCCAGGGCGAACTGGACCAGGAGTCCTTCGACGAACTCTTCCCCTGGCGTACGGGATGGGCTCCCGCCGTCCTCTCGGAGGGGCTACTCGTTCCCGCGGGCGGGGGCTACCGCTTCGCCCATGAGGGAGTCGCCGACTGGCTCCAGGGAGTGCACCTCGATCTGGACGCCGCACTGGCCGCCCTCGTGGACCCGTGGGGCACCGCGCCACTCGCGCTGCCCGCGCACCCCGGCCCACCGATGGTGCCCGGGCATGTGCCCCCGCCGCCCGGTGCGCGGCAGGGGCCGCCAACACCCGCCCTGCCCGTACCGCACCATCGCATCGGGCCCGTGGTCCAGGCACTGCTCCACCGGGAGCGCGAGCGAGGATCGAACGCGCTCGCCGAATGCCTCGCCGAGGTGATCGAAGCGGTGGACCGGCTGGATCGGGCCGAGCCACCGGGCCCACCGGGCCGCACGGACCCCGAAGGTCGGGCGTCGGGCGGCTCCGCGTGGGCGCCGGGCGCACACCACGGCTCGGGGCGTGGCGAGCGGGTCGTCGAGGCCCGCTGGTGGGGCGTGCACCTCATCACCGAGACGCTGCTCGCCGTCCCTGATCCCGCTGCCCATCTCCTCCTGCTGCGAGCCCTGGCCGATCACATCGCCGAACGGTCCCGCCACCCGCCCGGCACCGGCGCGTTCGCCTCTTTCGATCCCGCCTTCTGGTGCGGGCTGAGACTGTCGGAGACCGATCGGCTCGATCTGCTGCGACGGTTGGTCCCCGCCGATCCGCCCGCACGTGGTGGCCGGCCCTCCTTCCTCGACGCGGTCGCCGCCCGGCTCGCCGCCGATCCCCTCCTCGTACAGCCCCTGCTGTGCCGGTGGCTCACCGACCGGTCGCCGCTGGCTGCCGGCTCCCTGCCGGGACCTGATGCGAGCGTCGCCGGCGCCGCCCGGACACTGCTGTACGACCATCGGACGCTCGCCCCCGACGATCTGATGGAAGCCCTGGTGGCGTGCGGCCACCCCGGTGCGCATGAACTGCTTGCCGCGCTCGCCGCCGCCGAGCCCTCCGCGCTGAGCCGAGCCGTGGACCGCTGGGCACACGACCCCCGGCTTGAGAGACGGCGCGCGGCGGCGATCCACGCCCCGGTCACGGCCGTCCACGCGGACACCGAAGCCGACGGTGCACTGCTGCGGTACGCGGCGTCCGCGCTGCTGGCCCGTCCCGCCGACGAGGAGCTGCGAGGGCCGGCGCTCGCCGTGCTCATTCGGGATCCGCTCACCCGCTCCCGCCATCTCGCCAGGGCCCTGGACTGTTGGGCGGCCGGGGTTCCCGGACTATCGGCTTCCGCACTGATCCCCGCCCTCACCACCCACTCCGACCAGGTGTTTCCCGTACTGGGCGCTCGACTGCGTGATGCGGACGGCGATGCGGGCGAGATCGTTCGCGCGCTGGCGGGACTCAGGGAGCACCGGCCGGCCCGACGCGCGGCCGAGCTGGTGGCCCGCTACATCCGATGCCGCCCTGAGGGGGCGGACCACGCCGCAGCCTTCGTCGAACACCGGCTGGAGGACGGGCCGGCCGCCCGCGCTCTGCTGCTTCCGTTGGTCAGCGAGGCCATCTGGGAGGGGC
Coding sequences within:
- the truB gene encoding tRNA pseudouridine(55) synthase TruB; protein product: MTQQNTPDGLVIVDKPSGFTSHDVVAKMRGIARTRRVGHAGTLDPMATGVLVLGIERATKLLGHLALTEKEYLGTIRLGQTTVTDDAEGELTASVDASAVTREGIDKGVAALSGAIMQVPSKVSAIKIDGKRSYARVRGGEDFEIPARPVTVSSFQVYDVRGAVADDGTPVMDLVVSVVCSSGTYIRALARDLGAGLGVGGHLTALRRTRVGPYGIDAARTLDQLQQELTVMPIADAAAAAFPRWEVDERRAKLVAHGVRLDMPPYDSSPVAVFGPEGRFLALVEEQKGKAKSLAVFG
- a CDS encoding serine protease, producing MGRGDSASLVRICDLAGRHRGTGFVADHLGTVITGHETVDGLARVVVRACGERLCLAEADAIIPIADAGIALVRTEGLEVAPLPVGVHRQIAPGRRLRLWADGWHTAHVLGRTGVVYTANDRFHLIDDALALTVDPGTGDALALGGTAAGSPLVDATTGAVVGLVGTALHSERTAPAYALPLPPLDLRAESPLGELLDRNATTVPCRGADLNFAAVLELTALSARGPRCPDDWPDPLPRPLVHAELDAVTRGVCALVGPPGSGRTTELTAWAARRAQGDRPAPTVWLRGADLWPDDRCIADAVARVLRGAAGDGGASGPDDAADPTTVTPDRIATLARGAARPLLVILDGPEEMPPALARRLLHWTTATARWLDADAVSLVVGCRPEFWEQAGALYPRHLLHHPARPAPALPPAVPLDPLTTAEADRIAEHYGLSDGALAPGEEPSPLALRLLAEVRRALPGGASGRPTRTEVFRAHLDLQCARIAVRIAAFDRRPHHGPAVRRLAAQVSDRVHEAARRCLGPGQGELDQESFDELFPWRTGWAPAVLSEGLLVPAGGGYRFAHEGVADWLQGVHLDLDAALAALVDPWGTAPLALPAHPGPPMVPGHVPPPPGARQGPPTPALPVPHHRIGPVVQALLHRERERGSNALAECLAEVIEAVDRLDRAEPPGPPGRTDPEGRASGGSAWAPGAHHGSGRGERVVEARWWGVHLITETLLAVPDPAAHLLLLRALADHIAERSRHPPGTGAFASFDPAFWCGLRLSETDRLDLLRRLVPADPPARGGRPSFLDAVAARLAADPLLVQPLLCRWLTDRSPLAAGSLPGPDASVAGAARTLLYDHRTLAPDDLMEALVACGHPGAHELLAALAAAEPSALSRAVDRWAHDPRLERRRAAAIHAPVTAVHADTEADGALLRYAASALLARPADEELRGPALAVLIRDPLTRSRHLARALDCWAAGVPGLSASALIPALTTHSDQVFPVLGARLRDADGDAGEIVRALAGLREHRPARRAAELVARYIRCRPEGADHAAAFVEHRLEDGPAARALLLPLVSEAIWEGPGEFRRALAPVVAAPGGALSGPLRAELLEALLKEQDERSADPAVLDALLRTVARTATARTMARTRDLIHRTGGLYARTPHGDARWDRTVVELARERPEFALLVAGCLARDPREWTGVLGPDARRAVGNLGGAMPMPTVRRGHGSLRPA